A genomic window from Silene latifolia isolate original U9 population chromosome 11, ASM4854445v1, whole genome shotgun sequence includes:
- the LOC141610533 gene encoding uncharacterized protein LOC141610533 isoform X2, whose amino-acid sequence MSLPALVVFSVSDSNNEVRYLSFTGPQRQLRCGIEEGVFSDTAKFAVESAGDGLVHIRSCYDNYYWTRASRFEPWLLALAPEKVEDMSKEDCTLFRPRMSAGNVFVGFAHVQSGLNVVMRPATDAHAYHLCVEQAPPTDFSFLNFAPLTRTKLPRYIMFLGDNNKYLSPSAQRPLALLHFAEFDNPTSRAVGFEVMYTKSGDLRIKSMSLNEFWDAKPPSRLVVIDTATESSDPNDPNTLFDVALSSPPNTREVGMALRCRGYNLYVQRWLRATADCVVAANTPHLYNAWLRPRHPAIQDKRRVNIDNFRHAWVGPSSTRRLRERYLTNTTNVERETAVFTETYRENTRITLNSSIGFFRGPAAVFNGRMPSVLATGELEIPDEAIDVTASWGTVRHTWVDDKKHDYSVKIPPMSAVTLTLFVKIATYEVPFSYQQIDESPFGGTITQDLYDGVFRIEAEYGIEEQTSIRPFTSSEVVDGKISMEEQDIKYADEEANVQDGIGSNAVNQVEQESQET is encoded by the exons ATGTCTTTGCCTGCACTAGTAGTCTTCTCAGTGAGTGACTCGAATAACGAGGTAAGGTACTTGAGTTTCACTGGTCCTCAAAGACAACTCCGGTGTGGTATTGAAGAAGGCGTATTCAGCGACACCGCTAAGTTTGCTGTAGAGTCCGCCGGAGATGGCCTTGTTCACATTAGATCTTgctatgataactattattggaCAAG GGCATCAAGATTTGAGCCTTGGTTGTTGGCATTAGCACCGGAGAAAGTGGAGGACATGTCGAAGGAGGATTGTACGTTGTTCCGGCCACGTATGAGTGCAGGAAATGTCTTTGTAGGATTTGCACACGTGCAAAGCGGATTGAACGTCGTGATGCGTCCAGCCACCGATGCACATGCTTACCACTTGTGTGTAGAGCAAGCCCCGCCAACCGATTTCAGCTTCCTTAATTTCGCCCCCTTAACACGGACCAAGCTTCCTAGATACATAATGTTCTTAGGTGACAATAACAAGTATTTGAGTCCTTCCGCACAACGCCCGTTAGCGCTCCTACACTTTGCGGAATTCGATAACCCCACAAGCCGAGCCGTGGGGTTCGAGGTCATGTACACCAAAAGCGGAGACTTACGAATCAAGTCCATGAGTCTTAACGAGTTTTGGGATGCGAAACCGCCTTCACGACTCGTTGTGATCGATACCGCCACAGAGTCATCAGATCCTAATGATCCGAACACATTATTTGATGTGGCCCTTTCTTCCCCGCCTAACACGCGCGAGGTGGGTATGGCCTTGCGTTGCCGTGGCTATAACCTGTACGTCCAAAGATGGCTACGTGCTACTGCGGATTGTGTTGTGGCGGCGAACACGCCCCACTTATACAACGCCTGGTTGCGGCCAAGGCACCCGGCTATTCAAGACAAACGCCGtgttaatattgataatttccgTCATGCTTGGGTTGGCCCTAGCTCGACCCGGCGATTGAGGGAAAGGTACCTTACTAACACGACAAACGTCGAACGTGAGACTGCTGTATTTACGGAAACTTATCGGGAAAATACGAGAATCACACTTAATAGTAGTATTGGGTTCTTCAGGGGGCCCGCGGCCGTATTCAACGGCCGGATGCCCTCGGTTCTCGCAACTGGGGAATTAGAGATTCCAGATGAGGCGATAGATGTAACGGCAAGTTGGGGAACAGTGAGACACACTTGGGTGGATGATAAGAAACATGACTACAGTGTTAAAATACCGCCCATGTCAGCGGTAACTCTTACTCTGTTTGTAAAAATAGCCACTTATGAGGTACCCTTTTCGTACCAACAAATCGACGAGTCTCCGTTTGGTGGTACGATAACTCAGGATCTCTACGATGGTGTCTTTAGGATCGAAGCTGAATATGGGATTGAAGAGCAAACATCTATCCGACCTTTTACCTCTTCGGAG GTGGTTGATGGGAAAATTTCCATGGAAGAACAAGACATTAAATATGCTGATGAG GAAGCTAATGTACAAGATGGCATCGGGTCAAATGCAGTTAATCAGGTTGAACAAGAATCGCAAGAAACGTAG
- the LOC141610533 gene encoding uncharacterized protein LOC141610533 isoform X1, which yields MSLPALVVFSVSDSNNEVRYLSFTGPQRQLRCGIEEGVFSDTAKFAVESAGDGLVHIRSCYDNYYWTRASRFEPWLLALAPEKVEDMSKEDCTLFRPRMSAGNVFVGFAHVQSGLNVVMRPATDAHAYHLCVEQAPPTDFSFLNFAPLTRTKLPRYIMFLGDNNKYLSPSAQRPLALLHFAEFDNPTSRAVGFEVMYTKSGDLRIKSMSLNEFWDAKPPSRLVVIDTATESSDPNDPNTLFDVALSSPPNTREVGMALRCRGYNLYVQRWLRATADCVVAANTPHLYNAWLRPRHPAIQDKRRVNIDNFRHAWVGPSSTRRLRERYLTNTTNVERETAVFTETYRENTRITLNSSIGFFRGPAAVFNGRMPSVLATGELEIPDEAIDVTASWGTVRHTWVDDKKHDYSVKIPPMSAVTLTLFVKIATYEVPFSYQQIDESPFGGTITQDLYDGVFRIEAEYGIEEQTSIRPFTSSEVVDGKISMEEQDIKYADESVDDEQGDIIGPDASEKEANVQDGIGSNAVNQVEQESQET from the exons ATGTCTTTGCCTGCACTAGTAGTCTTCTCAGTGAGTGACTCGAATAACGAGGTAAGGTACTTGAGTTTCACTGGTCCTCAAAGACAACTCCGGTGTGGTATTGAAGAAGGCGTATTCAGCGACACCGCTAAGTTTGCTGTAGAGTCCGCCGGAGATGGCCTTGTTCACATTAGATCTTgctatgataactattattggaCAAG GGCATCAAGATTTGAGCCTTGGTTGTTGGCATTAGCACCGGAGAAAGTGGAGGACATGTCGAAGGAGGATTGTACGTTGTTCCGGCCACGTATGAGTGCAGGAAATGTCTTTGTAGGATTTGCACACGTGCAAAGCGGATTGAACGTCGTGATGCGTCCAGCCACCGATGCACATGCTTACCACTTGTGTGTAGAGCAAGCCCCGCCAACCGATTTCAGCTTCCTTAATTTCGCCCCCTTAACACGGACCAAGCTTCCTAGATACATAATGTTCTTAGGTGACAATAACAAGTATTTGAGTCCTTCCGCACAACGCCCGTTAGCGCTCCTACACTTTGCGGAATTCGATAACCCCACAAGCCGAGCCGTGGGGTTCGAGGTCATGTACACCAAAAGCGGAGACTTACGAATCAAGTCCATGAGTCTTAACGAGTTTTGGGATGCGAAACCGCCTTCACGACTCGTTGTGATCGATACCGCCACAGAGTCATCAGATCCTAATGATCCGAACACATTATTTGATGTGGCCCTTTCTTCCCCGCCTAACACGCGCGAGGTGGGTATGGCCTTGCGTTGCCGTGGCTATAACCTGTACGTCCAAAGATGGCTACGTGCTACTGCGGATTGTGTTGTGGCGGCGAACACGCCCCACTTATACAACGCCTGGTTGCGGCCAAGGCACCCGGCTATTCAAGACAAACGCCGtgttaatattgataatttccgTCATGCTTGGGTTGGCCCTAGCTCGACCCGGCGATTGAGGGAAAGGTACCTTACTAACACGACAAACGTCGAACGTGAGACTGCTGTATTTACGGAAACTTATCGGGAAAATACGAGAATCACACTTAATAGTAGTATTGGGTTCTTCAGGGGGCCCGCGGCCGTATTCAACGGCCGGATGCCCTCGGTTCTCGCAACTGGGGAATTAGAGATTCCAGATGAGGCGATAGATGTAACGGCAAGTTGGGGAACAGTGAGACACACTTGGGTGGATGATAAGAAACATGACTACAGTGTTAAAATACCGCCCATGTCAGCGGTAACTCTTACTCTGTTTGTAAAAATAGCCACTTATGAGGTACCCTTTTCGTACCAACAAATCGACGAGTCTCCGTTTGGTGGTACGATAACTCAGGATCTCTACGATGGTGTCTTTAGGATCGAAGCTGAATATGGGATTGAAGAGCAAACATCTATCCGACCTTTTACCTCTTCGGAG GTGGTTGATGGGAAAATTTCCATGGAAGAACAAGACATTAAATATGCTGATGAG AGCGTTGATGACGAACAAGGCGACATTATTGGACCAGATGCATCTGAGAAG GAAGCTAATGTACAAGATGGCATCGGGTCAAATGCAGTTAATCAGGTTGAACAAGAATCGCAAGAAACGTAG